From the genome of Metarhizium brunneum chromosome 4, complete sequence, one region includes:
- the PDI_0 gene encoding Protein disulfide-isomerase, whose translation MSFFARQQQPAYTKLSKNQIERFTTTDDFVVIAHLHEDDEELLSRFSTTAEAYRDRYSFGYSTDVAQQDASRLTCYNNIDNLEHSEAELDQSGVIERFLETCKELLIPQLTRRTELKYRRPGKSLVYYFTGEESDRDLYVKRMKPLARTYHEYLRFVTVDSTEYADMSRGMGLELERGLVVENTHGGQLFPYRGSGGDIGIGEVENFITAISQGAVQPWTGHRDDSAKDTGGWSKHNVRDEL comes from the exons ATGTCCTTCTTCGCACGACAACAGCAACCTGCATATACCAAATTGAGCAAGAATCAAATAGAAAGGTTTACTACCACAGACGACTTCGTTGTCATAGCGCACTTgcacgaagacgacgaggaatTGCTCAGTCGATTCTCCACAACTGCCGAAGCGTATAGAGATCGCTACTCATTCGGGTATTCGACCGACGTTGCGCAACAAGACGCGAGCAGATTAACATGCTACAATAACATTGACAATCTGGAGCACTCAGAGGCAGAACTAGACCAAAGCGGAGTCATTGAACGATTCCTCGAGACTTGCAAGGAACTATTGATTCCGCAATTGACGCGGAGGACAGAGCTCAAGTACAGGCGG CCGGGGAAGTCGTTGGTGTACTATTTTACTGGCGAAGAGTCCGACCGAGACTTGTACgtgaagaggatgaagccgcTTGCCAGGACATACCACGAATATTTAAGGTTTGTGACAGTTGACAGTACCGAATATGCCGACATGTCGCGCGGCATGGGCCTGGAATTGGAGAGAGGTCTCGTGGTGGAAAACACACACGGCGGTCAGCTTTTCCCATACCGTGGCTCAGGTGGTGATATTGGGATCGGAGAGGTTGAAAACTTTATTACGGCAATTTCGCAGGGAGCAGTTCAGCCCTGGACAGGGCACCGTGATGACTCCGCAAAAGACACAGGTGGCTGGAGCAAACACAATGTGCGCGATGAACTCTGA